Genomic window (Drosophila ananassae strain 14024-0371.13 chromosome 3L, ASM1763931v2, whole genome shotgun sequence):
ATATTCGTATAAATACGATGTGGCATGGGGTATGTGGCATGGGGCTTGGGGCATGTGGCATTTGTATGTGTATTTTTGTTGCCATATTTATGCGTTCGCAATGCAGACGGTTTTAATGTCTTTTCTACAACAACAACTGAAGGAGGAGGAATGGAATACCGAAGTCCAATGTCTGGAGACATCCAGAACGCCGCCTGCCACAAATTGCATCGAGTGCAATGCCTCGGCTGCATTGATTAAGTTTGAATCACTCTGGAGAGTCTCGGCTTGCCGAAATTTCTTGCTTGCAACAATAAGTGCAACACACACACCGCACCGCACCGCAAACCGCAAAAACAACTAAGGTGGTGGGCACTCGGACGAGATGGTAACTGGGTGAACTGGATGGTTGCTTGGGTGATTCCTGATTAAATCACTGCCTGGATCTCTAGAtgtagttgtttttgttttattttgttgcagttgcagttgcagttgcagtgtTGCAGTTGTTGCAGCTTCTGATGTTGATGTGTCGATGGGAGATGTGCGTGTGTAATgtaactaaaattaaaaagtgttTTAAACTTAAGAACCATGCTGTTTGGATCTCACCTGATCGATGGCTTGGATGGAGGCCACCAGAAGTCCCAGAATCATAAGCATTCCAGCCAACATAAGGTTGCCGCTTGTCGCCATCGGTAGAGTTGATATCTTCTGCTTTGGTTTCATTTTCCTCGtgactttattaattttttttgttcggaTCGAGAACTGATCttatttccagttttttttttttgtttattgattCTAATTTGGAAATGGGCGGCAGCACATTTAGCTCTCTAGGCACACTCGAAACGAACTGGTTTCTGCACTAGAAACTAGAGGGGGTGGATGGGGGGGTTAACACATAATATCATTGATTAATATTTGCAAACACTTTTCAAAAACACTCGATCGCCTGAAGAGAGAACATTTCCGATTTGCCGCCAAAGGTGCGTGTTATCAtcaaaattccaaacataCTTGGCCAGAAGCCAGAAGAGAGCCAGCCAAGAGTGGGAGACAGAAAGAGCGCAACGGAGTATGcagaaataattaaacatTACTAACACTAAATTAAACATTACTAACACTAAATTAATCCAATGCGCGAGCGGCTAAATCAAAGGAAGGGTTTCACGGCGAGGGGGTGCAAGTAAACAAAACGTTTACGCAGAAGAGAGAGAACAAAAAAGAGAAGAGCGCAATTAAGtatgtgtatgagtgtgtctGTGTTTTACATGTGTGTGGGTTGCAATTGGCTGAatgaattttataaataaataaatcaattctCCAGCGACACGGATTTCGAAGTTGCAATATTTAAcgtcttttcttttttgttatttcttcccgcatttgcatttaaaaagAGCAATTTTTCAATGCGTTGAAAacaaggcaaaaaaaaaaaaagaaaaataatacaaccgcccaccactaccaccacaCTATTCGCTCTTTCTGTCTCCCCCTTCCCACAccgtctccgtctccgtcGCACACATGCGGCTATGGCGGCTTCTTTATGTGCCTTTTTCTCTTCTGCTTCTtcgcctgctgctgcttctgcctcTTCTTCTTCGCGTTGTTTTTCTgcgatttttatttatttttttttcgtttaattttgtattttttcacaCCTTTGatatatttgtataatatttattcACATCGGCGCCGCGAATTTCCCGACGCACCGCTGCGTGTGGAAACGGAAAAATTTCTTTACACTCGAGTGGCAAAACAGACACGAAACGAGCAAAATCCCCCAAAAATATGACCGTTCCGTCCGATTGTTGGTTTTCGAATAAACTCGGTAAACCGTACTGCTGGCTGATTGCCACTATCGATAAAAacatcgatatttttaattattttaattaatttaaattaaattatattttttgaatgtTTTCTCGTAATAAGATTAAGactaattaatcttatttaatgGGATTTAACTTCCCAAAATACTAAAGTAGTAGTATTAAAATACCAACAAAGTCAGTGTTGGTCAACACTGCACCTGCTAACTGACTCTGTAGCCCTGTTTTCATGGCAATTTTTAGTCACTTTCTGTTTTACAATGTTTTTTTGTCTCGGGATTaacaaattggccaaaaaactAAAGTAAATAAGGTAATTGGGGGGCTTCTGAGGTGCTAACTTACAGGTAATAGAGGGGCTAGTAATTAAAGTAATTTGTAAGTGTATTGAGAGTCTGCGAAATTAGCAAATCACAAGACtccaatttgttttttttttttgttcgtttttcgtcgttttctttttttgcgtTTCTTTTGATTTCCCATTGTTGTGGAAAATTtcgatttttaaaaatgactTTCTAAATGGATGGATTTTTTCGTGTATTTTTAGCTGAGTGAGCGGCCATGGATTTGGTGGACATTGACCAGGTTCTGGACAACCTGGAATTACGCATCGCTGCCGATGAACAGTTGAGCCGAAATGCAGCTGCAgcggcgacggcgacggcgacggcagcagctccagccCGTCATTCAGGCGACGGAGCAAGTGCCTCCAATGTGGCCTCCAACGGTGCTGGTGCAGGAGGTGCAACAACAGCGTCCGGAACGGTGGGATCTTCGAGCTCCGGGGGTGGAAAGAGCTTCGTGGGGGTCTCCCAGGTCTTCAATAGCCTGGACGACTACCGAAATAACGTGAAATCCCTCGAGGTGGACACCCATCTGCCCAGCTATGACTGGCAGGCGGAGCACGAGGATGATCTCAACAAGTTCAGCGAGGAGCGCTCGAAATCTAATAACGAAGCCATTGTTTCCTCCTCGGAATCGCTGACCACATCGTCCTGCTCGACTTTCTCCTCGGGACCATCGCCCGTCAGCAATGGCAGCCACTCGGAGGAGCTATCAACGCCGCCGGAGAATGAAGTCCCCAAAGAGGACGCAGAACCGAGGATCGAGGAGGTTGAGGATCGGGCTGAAGTCCCTAAGGAGCAGAAGAAGGATCCTACAGAACAGGAGCCCGAAAAGGAGAATGTGGAAGAATTGGCAGCTGGACTTTCGTCCATTTCGATTACCAAGTCCTGTCCAGATTCGCAGTCCTATGTGGGAGATGAGACCACTCCCTCCTCTGTCCAGGGGCAGGAGATGCAGCAGCTATCGGAGGACTCTACGCCCAGTAATGAGCCCGAAACAGAGATGACTAATGGCTTCGAGATACCAGCACCGGTGGCTGTAAGAATAGGTCCTGAAAGTGCGatacaattattaaaaaaatcaattttttttttagaaaactgTAGCCTCCGAAGCACCTGGTCCTGAGAAGAAAGAACCTCAGCTAGAGGTTGAGCCCGAGGGCGAGGATGAAgagcaacaggagcagcagccCAAGCCCAGTCAACCCATCACCTTCTGCTCCACCATGGACGATATCTCGGACACGGAACTGGACAGCATGTTGCAGGAGATAGATGCAGATGATCCGCAGCCAATGGAGGACCAGGAGATGCCCGAAGAGGAGAAATCGCCTTCTGTTTCCCCAGTGACCGAGGAGGAGTCGGTGCGCATCCTGTCTGATGAGCAGGAGACCACCTCCAATGATCCGATGAACGTGGACAACTTCTCGCAGGCCTCCACCGTTGAGTTTGCGGATCTTAAGCAGCCGGAGGAGACTGCGCCAGTGACCGCAATGGGCGACGACATTGCCTCCAGCTTCAGCAGCACAGAATCCGACTCGTTGTCGGGCAGGAAACTGGATGATGACGATGATCCCCGGCAGCGGCCTGTGGCGGGAGAACCAGAAGAAGCATCAGTGGCCACTGATGCACTCGAAACGCAAGAAGCACGTCCGCAACGACCACAAACCCTGGACTTGAACGGTTGCCAGGCGAGCCAACTGACTCTCTGCCACGAGGATGCCCAAGATAATCCTCCGGATGAATCCCAGCCCGGTGTGGTGGCTGAACCGGGCGTGGTGCCCGGGGAAGATGACGAGGAGAGTCCCATCTACGAGGCAGTGGGATACAGTGATCCCCATGCCAACCTTGGAAAGGTGCCGCCCATCTGGGTGCCGGACAACATGGCCGGGCAGTGTATGCAGTGCCAGCAGAAGTTCACGATGATCAAGAGGCGCCACCATTGTCGGGCCTGCGGCAAGGTACTGTGCTCCGTTTGCTGCTCCCAGAAGTTCCGGCTGGAGTTCGCCAACGAGCCAGAGTCCCGGGTATGCGTCCAATGCTACATGATTCTGTCCGAGCGGCAGGCGACGGGATCCGCTTCAGGGGCAGCTGCTGGTTCGGTTCTGCCGCCCACGCCCATGCGATCACCGAATCCCAACAATCCCATGGAATACTGTTCGACCATACCGCCTCATCGACAGGTGGCCGCCACGCCCGGTGCCCCACCCCCCAGCGTCATTGTGCCGGTGGGTGTGCTAAAGAAAACCGATGGCAGCTCCTCTAACTCATCCAGTTCGGATGGGAAGAAGGGCGCCCGGAAGCGGAAGAGTGTTATGTTCAGTGATGGCATAGCACCCGGCAGCGAACTGGCCAGCACCATGGAGCAGCAGTGGGGCGAGGCCAAGCAGGCGAGGCGGGGTCTGTCGAGAAGCGGATCCGGTTCGAACCAGAAGCCGCCGACACCGGCGACCGAGGAGCCACCGCGCAGTATTGATATGGGCTCTACGATGGGCCTGGTGGCGCAGCTATTCCGCGGCTCCATACCCCCAAGTGCCGCAGCAGCTACGCTCTCCGCCACCGAAGCGCCAAGTGGTAGGGATTACTAAGTCTCTGCCCCCTAAGATCCAAGAATAATCTTTCCATTTCCAGCAGCTAAGGCGACAGCCCAACCCCAGGCTCAGACCTCCCCTCGTCGGAAGGCAG
Coding sequences:
- the LOC6495663 gene encoding zinc finger FYVE domain-containing protein 9 isoform X2; the encoded protein is MDLVDIDQVLDNLELRIAADEQLSRNAAAAATATATAAAPARHSGDGASASNVASNGAGAGGATTASGTVGSSSSGGGKSFVGVSQVFNSLDDYRNNVKSLEVDTHLPSYDWQAEHEDDLNKFSEERSKSNNEAIVSSSESLTTSSCSTFSSGPSPVSNGSHSEELSTPPENEVPKEDAEPRIEEVEDRAEVPKEQKKDPTEQEPEKENVEELAAGLSSISITKSCPDSQSYVGDETTPSSVQGQEMQQLSEDSTPSNEPETEMTNGFEIPAPVAKTVASEAPGPEKKEPQLEVEPEGEDEEQQEQQPKPSQPITFCSTMDDISDTELDSMLQEIDADDPQPMEDQEMPEEEKSPSVSPVTEEESVRILSDEQETTSNDPMNVDNFSQASTVEFADLKQPEETAPVTAMGDDIASSFSSTESDSLSGRKLDDDDDPRQRPVAGEPEEASVATDALETQEARPQRPQTLDLNGCQASQLTLCHEDAQDNPPDESQPGVVAEPGVVPGEDDEESPIYEAVGYSDPHANLGKVPPIWVPDNMAGQCMQCQQKFTMIKRRHHCRACGKVLCSVCCSQKFRLEFANEPESRVCVQCYMILSERQATGSASGAAAGSVLPPTPMRSPNPNNPMEYCSTIPPHRQVAATPGAPPPSVIVPVGVLKKTDGSSSNSSSSDGKKGARKRKSVMFSDGIAPGSELASTMEQQWGEAKQARRGLSRSGSGSNQKPPTPATEEPPRSIDMGSTMGLVAQLFRGSIPPSAAAATLSATEAPSAKATAQPQAQTSPRRKAEPVRSRKLPPNGDSQGCYLPPEENGLPPICITLKDGEVDYKVVRNDGSLLERLQNETLKFIVKNNFYVLVKIVNMSCCMNRWVLNFTTSGLHHMGSDELIILLEIKAPGAGDSADKEAGVPRDIFQHLYELYAEAEAARSNTHELAFTSPRNANFLGSREHGGFIFIRPTYQCLQGVIVPDNPYLVGVLIHRHEVPWAKVLPLRLILRLGAQYRYYPCPLISVRGRESVYGEIAQTIINFLVDFRNYTYSLPSIRGLYIHMEDRQTTVNIPKYRHQEVIKAINNASDHILAFAGNFSKVADGHLVCMQNINDDRSEMYAYSTQAINIQGQPRKITGASFFVLNEALKSSSGLSGKCSIVEDGLMVQIMPAKMEEVRQALRNQTDIDIVCGPIDATDDQSEIVSIKWVDNNRDINVGVKSPIDDQPMDGISNMRVHASFNYSNTNYAIRLSDIYIVKCEDWYATNGGNYADITRIAEQLARSASMALLPFLDLLAAAGINKIGLRATLDQENVGYEAGARGSKLAPLYMNALDNHLIATLHGESSGIQDPIILELVFYILNA
- the LOC6495663 gene encoding zinc finger FYVE domain-containing protein 9 isoform X1; amino-acid sequence: MDLVDIDQVLDNLELRIAADEQLSRNAAAAATATATAAAPARHSGDGASASNVASNGAGAGGATTASGTVGSSSSGGGKSFVGVSQVFNSLDDYRNNVKSLEVDTHLPSYDWQAEHEDDLNKFSEERSKSNNEAIVSSSESLTTSSCSTFSSGPSPVSNGSHSEELSTPPENEVPKEDAEPRIEEVEDRAEVPKEQKKDPTEQEPEKENVEELAAGLSSISITKSCPDSQSYVGDETTPSSVQGQEMQQLSEDSTPSNEPETEMTNGFEIPAPVAKTVASEAPGPEKKEPQLEVEPEGEDEEQQEQQPKPSQPITFCSTMDDISDTELDSMLQEIDADDPQPMEDQEMPEEEKSPSVSPVTEEESVRILSDEQETTSNDPMNVDNFSQASTVEFADLKQPEETAPVTAMGDDIASSFSSTESDSLSGRKLDDDDDPRQRPVAGEPEEASVATDALETQEARPQRPQTLDLNGCQASQLTLCHEDAQDNPPDESQPGVVAEPGVVPGEDDEESPIYEAVGYSDPHANLGKVPPIWVPDNMAGQCMQCQQKFTMIKRRHHCRACGKVLCSVCCSQKFRLEFANEPESRVCVQCYMILSERQATGSASGAAAGSVLPPTPMRSPNPNNPMEYCSTIPPHRQVAATPGAPPPSVIVPVGVLKKTDGSSSNSSSSDGKKGARKRKSVMFSDGIAPGSELASTMEQQWGEAKQARRGLSRSGSGSNQKPPTPATEEPPRSIDMGSTMGLVAQLFRGSIPPSAAAATLSATEAPSAAKATAQPQAQTSPRRKAEPVRSRKLPPNGDSQGCYLPPEENGLPPICITLKDGEVDYKVVRNDGSLLERLQNETLKFIVKNNFYVLVKIVNMSCCMNRWVLNFTTSGLHHMGSDELIILLEIKAPGAGDSADKEAGVPRDIFQHLYELYAEAEAARSNTHELAFTSPRNANFLGSREHGGFIFIRPTYQCLQGVIVPDNPYLVGVLIHRHEVPWAKVLPLRLILRLGAQYRYYPCPLISVRGRESVYGEIAQTIINFLVDFRNYTYSLPSIRGLYIHMEDRQTTVNIPKYRHQEVIKAINNASDHILAFAGNFSKVADGHLVCMQNINDDRSEMYAYSTQAINIQGQPRKITGASFFVLNEALKSSSGLSGKCSIVEDGLMVQIMPAKMEEVRQALRNQTDIDIVCGPIDATDDQSEIVSIKWVDNNRDINVGVKSPIDDQPMDGISNMRVHASFNYSNTNYAIRLSDIYIVKCEDWYATNGGNYADITRIAEQLARSASMALLPFLDLLAAAGINKIGLRATLDQENVGYEAGARGSKLAPLYMNALDNHLIATLHGESSGIQDPIILELVFYILNA